A window of Paenibacillus sp. 19GGS1-52 contains these coding sequences:
- a CDS encoding YdcF family protein: MKNYVKIHKKRQAISPKQRLLTYISVLLIIILFLTAGRFLTLSQPPQQAAVIIVLSGGSGRVEKAAELYKAGYAPYMILSNAKESTSTVGDMLQTALALGIPQEAILTEDSALSTYQNAEYTLPIMKEQGFTSAIIVSSDFHMRRVKFIFDHVYKKSGIELTYVGSNSDYNAKRWWSDKYSRETTFNEYTKMVGNAFGYNGPEAKNALDQIKSWFH; the protein is encoded by the coding sequence ATGAAAAATTATGTGAAAATTCATAAGAAAAGACAAGCCATATCACCTAAGCAAAGGTTACTAACATATATCTCCGTGCTGCTAATAATTATTCTCTTCCTCACCGCTGGTCGCTTTCTCACCTTATCCCAACCTCCACAACAAGCCGCTGTCATCATCGTACTTAGTGGAGGCTCTGGCAGGGTAGAGAAGGCTGCTGAACTATATAAAGCTGGCTATGCCCCCTATATGATTCTATCCAACGCTAAAGAGTCAACTAGCACAGTTGGAGATATGTTGCAAACGGCCCTTGCCCTCGGTATCCCGCAGGAGGCCATTCTTACCGAAGACTCGGCGCTAAGCACCTATCAGAATGCGGAGTACACACTGCCCATTATGAAGGAGCAGGGTTTCACTTCCGCCATCATCGTCTCCTCAGATTTTCACATGCGGCGGGTGAAGTTCATCTTTGACCATGTGTATAAGAAGTCGGGAATTGAGCTTACTTACGTGGGTTCCAACTCTGACTATAACGCCAAGCGCTGGTGGAGTGACAAGTATAGCCGAGAGACCACGTTCAACGAATATACGAAGATGGTCGGTAATGCCTTTGGCTACAACGGACCGGAAGCCAAAAATGCTCTCGATCAGATCAAAAGCTGGTTCCACTAA
- a CDS encoding acyltransferase family protein, whose product MQTLEVSLPAEASNTKTKRLTVIDMVRGITILLVVMGHADFTPVVLGDLFRDFRMPLFFMVSGYIFSASKYSHNLRLLIRTRLFSLVVPYFSAGILAYLIWVVLQTIAKGQSWDIVWYKPLLAIVYGTSLEGNLINVPIWFLTCLFVTQIIFCMVMRYVDSFSWQLQLGIMLLLSLSGFFMSTILFLPWNIDVALVAQLFVFVGYKLKQYKLIEKLHTFDLSSIVLFLLFLLTAYFNSYVDMNNRIYGNVLLFYVAGITGSILVIKMTNALTPFKWFARLLTYLGQESLPILIFHYGIFILVLNFLEQTVFHLYLNWLITTIIAVSGSLLFNLLVRKIPILHFLLNGKRTPVRPQPLALWSRV is encoded by the coding sequence ATGCAGACTTTAGAAGTATCCTTGCCAGCAGAGGCTAGTAATACGAAGACAAAACGATTGACAGTAATCGATATGGTTCGGGGAATTACCATTTTGTTAGTAGTAATGGGGCATGCTGACTTTACTCCGGTTGTGCTGGGCGATCTGTTCAGAGACTTTAGAATGCCGTTATTCTTTATGGTATCGGGTTATATATTCAGTGCTTCGAAATATTCCCATAATCTGAGATTGTTGATCAGGACTCGGTTGTTCAGTCTTGTCGTACCGTATTTCTCAGCCGGAATACTAGCCTATCTTATATGGGTCGTCTTACAGACGATCGCCAAGGGCCAAAGCTGGGATATCGTCTGGTACAAGCCACTCCTCGCGATTGTGTATGGAACGAGTCTGGAGGGAAACCTAATCAATGTACCCATCTGGTTCCTAACTTGTCTATTTGTAACTCAGATCATCTTCTGCATGGTTATGCGATATGTGGATTCATTCAGCTGGCAGCTCCAACTCGGAATAATGCTCCTGTTAAGCCTGAGCGGCTTCTTCATGAGTACAATCCTCTTCCTGCCCTGGAACATCGATGTGGCCCTAGTTGCGCAGCTGTTCGTATTCGTCGGCTACAAGCTCAAACAATATAAATTAATTGAGAAACTGCATACCTTCGACCTAAGCTCCATCGTTCTGTTCCTTCTGTTCCTGCTCACTGCCTATTTTAATTCCTATGTTGATATGAACAATAGAATATACGGTAATGTCTTATTATTTTATGTAGCTGGGATAACCGGAAGTATTCTAGTCATCAAAATGACCAACGCTTTAACCCCATTCAAATGGTTTGCCCGCTTGCTCACCTATTTAGGTCAAGAATCACTCCCCATCCTAATCTTCCATTATGGAATCTTCATTCTAGTGCTCAATTTCCTGGAGCAAACGGTCTTCCATCTCTATCTAAACTGGTTAATCACCACCATTATTGCCGTGAGCGGCTCTTTATTATTTAATCTATTGGTTCGGAAGATTCCCATCCTCCACTTTCTGTTGAATGGGAAAAGAACCCCAGTCCGCCCACAGCCACTGGCTTTGTGGTCGAGGGTGTAG
- a CDS encoding ArsB/NhaD family transporter, which translates to MEQQAIWAIGIFLVIYALIISEKIHRTIVAMIGGLLMVGLGIVDQETALHHIDFNTLGLLIGMMIIVSITADTGLFKFIAIWAAKKSKGNPVSILIALALITAVASAFLDNVTTVLLMVPVTFSITRQLRVPPFPFLFTQIIASNVGGTATLIGDPPNIMIGSAVKELTFMSFISNLAPLAIIVMIVYVPIFILLFRKQIKTTPALTKSIMDMDENELIADHKLLRKCLIVLGLTILGFFLHQSFHLESATVALAGAFLLLLLTGEHMMEQAFTKVEWTTIFFFIGLFVLVSGLVETGVIAKLAAQAMELTHGNLVATSFLILWMSAIASAFLDNIPFVATMIPMIQEMGNMGISNLEPLWWSLALGACLGGNGSLIGASANLIVAGMSGKEGHPIKFMQYLKYGFPLMILSIVVSSFYIYLRYLI; encoded by the coding sequence ATGGAGCAACAGGCAATTTGGGCAATCGGAATTTTCCTTGTTATTTATGCACTTATTATTTCGGAAAAGATTCATCGGACGATTGTAGCCATGATTGGTGGTTTACTTATGGTAGGGCTTGGCATTGTTGATCAAGAGACAGCATTGCATCATATTGACTTCAATACGCTCGGTCTGCTTATCGGGATGATGATTATTGTAAGCATTACAGCTGACACTGGCCTGTTTAAATTTATCGCCATATGGGCTGCCAAGAAATCGAAAGGGAACCCGGTCAGCATTCTGATTGCACTGGCGCTCATTACTGCCGTTGCCTCTGCGTTTTTGGATAACGTTACAACAGTGCTGCTTATGGTACCCGTTACCTTTAGTATTACGCGTCAATTGCGTGTGCCGCCGTTCCCCTTTTTATTCACACAGATTATTGCCTCTAATGTCGGCGGTACTGCAACACTGATCGGGGACCCTCCGAATATTATGATCGGCAGTGCAGTTAAGGAATTGACGTTTATGTCCTTTATCAGCAACTTAGCCCCCCTTGCAATTATAGTGATGATTGTTTATGTGCCTATCTTTATCCTGCTGTTTCGCAAACAGATCAAGACGACACCAGCATTAACGAAAAGTATTATGGATATGGATGAGAATGAGCTTATTGCTGATCATAAACTGCTTCGTAAGTGTTTGATCGTATTGGGATTGACGATTCTCGGATTTTTCCTCCATCAGTCGTTTCATCTGGAGTCGGCTACGGTTGCCTTAGCGGGTGCCTTTCTGCTCCTGCTTCTAACCGGTGAGCATATGATGGAGCAGGCGTTTACTAAGGTGGAATGGACTACTATCTTTTTCTTCATAGGTTTGTTCGTTCTGGTGTCCGGCCTCGTGGAGACAGGTGTAATTGCCAAATTAGCGGCCCAGGCTATGGAGTTAACCCACGGTAATCTGGTGGCGACTTCCTTTCTTATCTTATGGATGAGTGCAATCGCATCAGCATTTTTGGACAATATACCTTTTGTAGCAACGATGATTCCGATGATTCAGGAAATGGGCAACATGGGTATCAGCAATTTAGAACCGCTCTGGTGGAGTCTTGCGTTAGGTGCTTGTCTGGGTGGTAATGGTTCGCTGATTGGCGCAAGTGCCAACCTGATTGTTGCCGGCATGTCCGGTAAAGAGGGGCATCCGATTAAATTTATGCAATATCTAAAATATGGCTTCCCACTCATGATCTTATCTATTGTTGTATCGAGCTTTTATATCTACCTTAGGTATTTAATCTAG
- the hpt gene encoding hypoxanthine phosphoribosyltransferase has translation MKGLTKILVSKLTLQHRVKELGAEISRDYHGQELVLIGILKGGAVFMADLMREITLPIGVDYMSVSSYVNSSTSSGAIVIKKDIDTDIRGKHILIVEDMIDTGLTLQHLQAHLLTRDALSVKICTILNKPSRRLVDIKIDYNGIEIPDEFVVGYGLDYAEQFRHLPDVWIVDTAELGIN, from the coding sequence ATGAAGGGATTGACCAAAATTCTTGTAAGCAAGCTCACGCTGCAGCACAGAGTGAAGGAGCTGGGAGCAGAAATCTCCCGTGACTACCACGGTCAGGAGCTGGTTCTGATCGGAATCCTCAAAGGTGGGGCCGTGTTCATGGCCGATCTCATGCGCGAGATCACGCTCCCCATTGGAGTTGACTATATGTCCGTGTCCAGCTATGTCAACAGTTCCACCTCCTCTGGCGCCATCGTCATCAAAAAGGATATCGATACCGATATCCGTGGCAAGCATATTCTCATCGTCGAGGACATGATCGACACGGGCTTGACCCTGCAGCATCTTCAAGCACATCTGCTCACCCGCGATGCGCTGAGTGTCAAGATCTGCACCATCCTAAACAAGCCTTCCCGGCGGCTGGTCGATATCAAGATCGACTACAACGGCATCGAAATACCCGACGAATTCGTCGTCGGGTATGGCCTGGATTATGCCGAACAATTCCGGCACCTGCCGGACGTCTGGATTGTGGATACCGCAGAGCTTGGGATTAATTAG
- a CDS encoding O-antigen polymerase: MWFVLLFVVLVLLSIIHLWNKSPYHPLLVYLGVWVIVIGLWSLDEVFSIIGYIKVSKEAWVNLSLAHISFVIGSVTATITLIYSQNRNRKLLPRKIIINKSDSLKAMKISNFFLILSFVGYLSYIYVVIQSVDFGAGLAVAFKQWNYEASYGQLAMFGGLSGRLYNLPTLAIPYNVFLISIFPEQKKRLIIISCIEIFFLISPRRAILIQTLMVVLFILLLTRTIRISIKILVIPIILLILFSFSQVVLNKGQGEGIFGGLKVIYLYITGNIPSFDLLMDRNREGMGLMSLSNFYKFLNAIGYRFENVDLSIDFVNIPTPFNTIPYNYYFLMDFGILGSSFVIFTGAYGITFLYYRTMTIFKYLKMEYFTYIYIYSYILMGILFSFRENVLISYNALFFILISIMVSLYFKFQTRIV; this comes from the coding sequence ATGTGGTTTGTATTGTTGTTTGTTGTTCTTGTATTATTATCAATTATTCACTTGTGGAATAAGAGTCCTTATCATCCATTATTGGTATATCTAGGTGTTTGGGTGATAGTGATTGGTTTGTGGTCTCTAGACGAAGTGTTCTCTATAATTGGCTATATAAAGGTTTCTAAAGAGGCTTGGGTAAATCTTTCATTAGCTCATATTTCATTTGTGATAGGTAGTGTTACTGCTACAATAACTCTAATTTATTCACAAAATAGAAATCGGAAATTATTACCTAGAAAAATAATTATTAATAAAAGCGACTCTTTAAAAGCTATGAAAATTTCAAATTTCTTTCTAATCCTAAGTTTTGTGGGATATTTAAGTTACATTTATGTAGTTATCCAATCAGTTGATTTTGGTGCAGGTTTAGCAGTGGCTTTTAAACAATGGAACTACGAAGCATCGTATGGTCAATTAGCTATGTTTGGTGGCTTATCAGGCAGACTTTATAATCTTCCTACTTTGGCTATTCCATATAACGTATTTCTTATATCCATATTTCCTGAACAAAAAAAAAGACTCATTATAATCAGTTGTATAGAAATATTCTTTTTGATTTCTCCTAGAAGAGCAATATTAATTCAAACCTTAATGGTAGTTCTATTTATATTGTTATTAACAAGAACTATTAGAATAAGTATTAAAATACTGGTGATTCCAATTATTTTGCTTATATTATTTTCTTTTTCCCAAGTTGTTTTAAATAAAGGACAAGGTGAAGGGATATTTGGTGGATTAAAAGTCATATATCTTTATATAACAGGAAATATTCCATCATTTGATTTATTGATGGATAGGAACAGAGAAGGTATGGGCTTAATGTCTTTAAGTAATTTTTATAAGTTTTTAAATGCTATAGGTTATCGATTTGAAAATGTTGATCTTAGTATAGACTTTGTAAATATCCCAACCCCATTTAATACAATTCCATATAACTATTACTTTTTAATGGATTTTGGAATACTTGGATCTTCTTTTGTCATCTTTACTGGAGCTTACGGTATTACCTTTTTATATTATAGAACAATGACAATTTTTAAATATTTAAAAATGGAATATTTTACATATATATATATATATTCTTATATTTTGATGGGTATTTTATTCTCATTTAGAGAGAATGTACTAATATCGTATAATGCCCTATTTTTTATTCTCATATCAATTATGGTATCACTATATTTTAAATTTCAAACTAGAATTGTATAA
- a CDS encoding glycosyltransferase has product MPNILIIAQAAPPNGGSHATRLTYFIKELAELGWSVEVLTTKIYPGTPLVDNSMLEDIPGDVSFIRSFPGPLHRWAYRNKKVTNKITKKVTKSGWKKKILLPDTYIEWLPYAVSDILFKKKLKQKPDIILSSAVPYTSHLIALILKKKWNIPWVADYGDPWVYDPGNPRTGLRYIIEKWLESMVISNANVISLTTDTTKELYIEKYRIDENKIKVVPMGFDSKDFIIPEFVNISGKTRFLYTGRLEPESRDANLFFLALKSLYVKGKLHNCIFEFIGTFHNDIIQLVNNLGLSDIIKFHEWMDHKECMKYLVTVDFLLLFGNNNNIQIPGKTFNYIGSGTPIIYLSNYEGENDPVKKILEDSGLDYWCVDNNQFSIEKILIEINENYNTSNPKRPDQSYSWNSRVKDLSCILKDLL; this is encoded by the coding sequence ATGCCAAATATATTAATAATAGCGCAGGCAGCTCCTCCAAATGGAGGGTCGCATGCAACTAGATTAACATATTTTATTAAAGAATTAGCAGAGCTTGGATGGAGTGTAGAAGTATTAACAACTAAAATTTATCCAGGAACACCATTAGTAGATAATTCAATGCTAGAGGATATTCCTGGGGATGTTTCCTTTATTAGATCATTTCCTGGCCCACTCCATAGATGGGCTTACAGAAATAAGAAAGTAACTAATAAAATAACAAAAAAAGTAACAAAGTCTGGCTGGAAAAAGAAAATATTACTCCCAGATACTTATATTGAATGGCTCCCTTATGCAGTTTCTGATATTTTATTCAAAAAAAAATTGAAGCAGAAGCCCGACATAATATTAAGTTCTGCAGTACCCTATACATCACATCTTATTGCTCTTATATTGAAGAAAAAGTGGAATATACCATGGGTAGCTGATTATGGAGATCCTTGGGTTTATGATCCGGGAAATCCACGTACAGGATTGAGATATATTATTGAGAAGTGGCTAGAATCAATGGTCATTTCAAATGCTAACGTTATAAGTTTGACTACGGACACTACTAAAGAACTATATATTGAAAAATACAGAATAGATGAAAATAAGATCAAAGTTGTTCCAATGGGGTTTGATAGTAAAGATTTTATTATTCCAGAGTTTGTAAACATATCAGGAAAAACTCGATTTTTATACACTGGGCGTCTTGAACCAGAAAGTAGAGATGCTAATCTCTTTTTTTTAGCTTTGAAATCTTTATATGTTAAAGGGAAATTACATAATTGCATATTTGAATTTATAGGAACATTTCATAATGATATTATACAATTAGTTAATAATTTGGGGTTAAGTGATATTATCAAATTCCATGAATGGATGGATCATAAAGAGTGTATGAAATACTTAGTGACAGTAGATTTTCTTCTTTTATTTGGAAATAATAATAATATACAGATTCCTGGAAAAACATTTAATTATATTGGTAGTGGCACTCCAATTATTTACTTGAGCAATTATGAGGGTGAGAATGACCCTGTAAAAAAAATCCTGGAGGATAGTGGATTGGACTATTGGTGTGTTGATAATAATCAGTTTTCAATTGAAAAAATACTGATTGAAATTAATGAAAATTACAATACAAGTAACCCCAAGCGACCAGATCAGAGCTATAGCTGGAATAGTAGAGTTAAAGATTTATCCTGCATTCTCAAAGATTTGCTTTAA
- a CDS encoding polysaccharide biosynthesis C-terminal domain-containing protein yields the protein MNLIRSAIKYIPGTLIPALLTLISTAIFTNLLDTSEYGYFMLAMSVINILTAVSAEWLKQSIARYLPGVMENEKILKIKSSIFLSVIYILILFIFVSIIAAPLFMDKIHLYVFIVILTILNIIYFILLVILQSELKSGLYSIFNLILSIFKLAFPIILIYKFNESVNQILLGYILALIFIIIPMFINVKIRIRITIKSYKDPVITQYIKSFVKYGLPMIMFFLSAQLLNSGDRFIIQIFYGADQVGIYSANYSLIYGGIGLISTPIMLAVSPMIMRLKISNRNSEVQGLISKMTTYYLAGAIPFIVLIFLLGNDAVSILLDHKFATSNYLIGIISIGFVLWQLSMYGHKVYEVSDKTLNMMIYSIITAVANIVINFLLVPSFGLIGAAWATSLSYFIYCCLVYFGSKKFFLWKISWDILINIFIALIIGLLVILILFLIFNNDSILFKMFLCFVFNITYLFYLMLVYRKKVKRIYYNKFKKGII from the coding sequence ATGAATTTAATTAGAAGTGCTATTAAATATATTCCTGGTACATTAATACCTGCACTATTGACACTTATTTCAACTGCTATATTTACTAATCTTCTCGATACATCTGAATATGGTTATTTCATGTTAGCTATGTCAGTGATAAATATATTAACCGCAGTAAGTGCAGAGTGGCTAAAGCAATCTATAGCTAGATATTTACCTGGTGTTATGGAAAACGAGAAAATATTGAAGATAAAAAGCTCGATATTTTTAAGTGTTATATATATTCTAATATTATTCATTTTTGTTTCAATAATTGCTGCACCATTATTTATGGATAAAATTCATTTATATGTCTTTATAGTAATTTTAACTATTTTAAATATTATTTATTTTATCCTTTTAGTAATTTTACAAAGTGAACTAAAATCTGGTTTGTATAGTATTTTTAATTTGATACTTTCAATTTTTAAGTTGGCTTTTCCGATAATATTGATTTACAAATTTAATGAATCCGTGAATCAAATATTATTAGGCTATATATTAGCATTGATTTTTATTATTATACCCATGTTCATTAATGTCAAAATTAGAATTCGAATTACAATAAAAAGTTATAAAGACCCTGTAATAACCCAATACATTAAAAGCTTTGTCAAATATGGTTTACCCATGATAATGTTTTTTTTGAGTGCACAATTGTTAAACTCGGGAGATAGATTCATTATACAGATATTCTATGGAGCGGACCAAGTAGGGATTTATTCTGCTAATTACAGCTTAATATATGGAGGGATTGGACTTATTAGCACTCCGATTATGTTGGCTGTATCACCAATGATTATGAGATTGAAAATATCAAATAGGAATTCTGAGGTGCAAGGTTTAATTTCAAAAATGACAACATATTATTTAGCGGGAGCAATTCCCTTTATAGTATTAATATTTTTATTAGGAAATGACGCAGTATCAATTTTATTAGATCATAAATTTGCAACAAGTAACTATTTAATTGGAATAATATCTATTGGATTTGTGTTATGGCAACTTTCAATGTATGGACACAAAGTTTATGAAGTTTCTGACAAAACTTTAAATATGATGATATATTCTATAATTACAGCAGTAGCAAATATAGTTATAAACTTTCTTTTAGTACCAAGTTTTGGTCTTATTGGTGCTGCTTGGGCTACTTCGCTAAGTTATTTTATATATTGTTGTTTAGTATATTTTGGCTCCAAAAAATTCTTTTTATGGAAAATTTCTTGGGATATTTTAATTAACATTTTTATTGCTTTAATTATTGGTTTGCTCGTAATTTTAATCTTGTTTTTAATCTTTAATAATGATTCTATTTTGTTCAAAATGTTTTTGTGTTTTGTGTTTAATATTACATATTTATTTTATTTAATGTTAGTTTATCGTAAAAAGGTTAAAAGAATATACTACAATAAATTTAAGAAAGGAATAATTTAA
- the rfbB gene encoding dTDP-glucose 4,6-dehydratase translates to MNKYKVLITGGAGFIGGNFVQYMVNKYPHYDIVNLDLLSYAGDLTKHIHLETKENYSFVQADIADRETIMSLFEKGKFDFVVHFAAESHVDRSITDPAIFVRTNVMGTQVLLDAAKAFGITKFVHVSTDEVYGELDFDPTVFFTEDTPLQPNSPYSASKASSDLFVRAYYETYGLPMNITRCSNNYGPYHFPEKLIPLTISKVLNDQKVPVYGDGRNIRDWLHVWDHCAAIDLVLHEGVSGEVYNVGGHNERTNLEVVKTIISTLGKSEDLIEFVTDRLGHDKRYAIDPSKLERLGWKPTYTFETGIAQTIKWYTDNAEWWQQILSNEAHK, encoded by the coding sequence TTGAATAAGTATAAAGTTCTAATCACAGGTGGTGCCGGTTTTATCGGGGGCAACTTCGTTCAATATATGGTGAATAAATATCCGCACTACGATATAGTGAATTTAGATTTGTTAAGCTATGCTGGTGACTTGACGAAGCATATTCATTTGGAAACCAAAGAAAACTATAGTTTTGTTCAAGCAGATATTGCGGACAGAGAGACGATCATGTCTCTGTTTGAGAAAGGGAAGTTCGATTTTGTAGTCCATTTCGCCGCAGAGAGCCATGTCGATCGCTCCATTACTGATCCTGCCATTTTCGTGCGAACGAATGTAATGGGTACACAAGTGCTGCTAGATGCTGCTAAAGCCTTTGGAATCACAAAATTTGTTCATGTCTCTACGGATGAAGTATATGGAGAACTGGATTTCGATCCAACCGTATTTTTTACTGAAGATACCCCATTACAGCCTAACAGTCCGTATAGTGCAAGTAAGGCATCGTCCGATCTGTTCGTGCGTGCTTATTATGAAACATATGGCTTACCGATGAATATTACACGCTGCTCAAATAATTATGGCCCATATCATTTTCCGGAAAAGCTGATTCCTTTGACCATATCCAAAGTCTTAAATGATCAGAAGGTTCCCGTCTACGGAGATGGCAGGAATATCCGTGACTGGCTGCATGTGTGGGATCACTGTGCTGCCATAGATCTGGTACTGCATGAGGGTGTAAGTGGTGAAGTTTATAATGTGGGTGGACATAATGAACGGACGAACCTAGAGGTTGTTAAGACGATTATTAGTACCTTAGGTAAATCTGAGGATCTTATCGAATTCGTAACAGACCGATTGGGTCATGACAAACGATATGCTATCGATCCATCTAAATTGGAGCGATTGGGATGGAAGCCTACTTACACTTTTGAGACAGGAATTGCCCAGACTATCAAGTGGTATACGGATAATGCAGAGTGGTGGCAACAAATCCTGAGTAACGAAGCGCATAAATGA